The Aedes aegypti strain LVP_AGWG chromosome 3, AaegL5.0 Primary Assembly, whole genome shotgun sequence genome contains a region encoding:
- the LOC5574197 gene encoding trifunctional enzyme subunit beta, mitochondrial, which yields MAYQLTKIGSALSGNLTKTALRSISTTGAVYEPRKLPDKTGKNVVLVDGVRTPFLMSGTDYSKLMPHELARHSLLSLLRKTKLDKELVDYIVYGTVIQEVKTSNIAREAALAAGFSDKTPAHTVTMACISSNQAITTGMGLIATGTYDVIVAGGVEFMSDVPIRHSRKMRALMLKANKAKTPLQRLQLLSSIRPDFFIPELPAVAEFSSGETMGHSADRLAASFNASRQEQDDYALRSHTLAKEAQEKGYFTDLVPFKVSGVDKTVEKDNGIRVSSKEALAKLRPAFVKPYGTVTAANASFLTDGASACLIMTEEKAKALGLRPKAYLRDFLYVSQDPIDQLLLGPAYGIPKLLKKAGLTLKDIDSWEIHEAFAGQIIANLKALDSDYFCKNYLGLSEKVGTPDLNKWNNWGGSLSIGHPFAATGVRLCMHTANRLVRENGQLGLVAACAAGGQGVAMLLERHPDANAE from the exons CTCTGCGAAGCATCAGCACCACTGGAGCTGTGTACGAACCCAGGAAGCTCCCCGATAAGACCGGTAAGAATGTAGTGCTGGTGGACGGAGTTCGAACGCCATTCCTCATGTCCGGTACCGACTACTCAAAGCTGATGCCACACGAACTGGCTCGTCACTCTTTGCT GAGCCTGTTGCGCAAAACCAAGCTCGACAAGGAACTGGTCGACTACATTGTCTACGGAACCGTCATTCAGGAGGTCAAAACGTCGAACATTGCCCGCGAAGCTGCCCTGGCTGCAGGATTCAGTGACAAAACTCCCGCTCACACTGTTACCATGGCATGCATCAGCTCCAACCAGGCCATCACCACCGGAATGGGTCTGATTGCCACCGGAACCTACGACGTAATTGTGGCCGGAGGCGTAGAATTCATGTCCGATGTGCCAATCCGTCACAGCCGAAAGATGCGTGCTCTGATGTTGAAAGCCAACAAGGCCAAAACCCCCCTTCAGCGTCTTCAGCTATTGTCGTCCATCCGACCGGACTTCTTCATTCCAGAACTGCCAGCAGTGGCAGAGTTCTCGTCCGGTGAAACCATGGGCCACTCAGCAGATCGCTTGGCCGCTTCATTCAACGCTTCCCGCCAAGAGCAAGACGATTACGCTCTCCGGTCGCACACCCTAGCCAAGGAAGCCCAGGAAAAAGGTTACTTCACCGATCTGGTCCCATTCAAGGTGTCCGGAGTAGACAAAACCGTTGAGAAGGACAACGGCATTCGCGTCTCGAGCAAGGAAGCTCTGGCCAAGCTACGTCCCGCTTTCGTGAAACCATACGGAACCGTCACGGCTGCCAACGCTTCCTTCCTAACGGACGGAGCTTCCGCGTGTTTAATCATGACCGAAGAAAAGGCAAAGGCCCTTGGACTGCGTCCAAAGGCTTATCTGCGAGATTTCCTGTACGTGTCGCAAGACCCGATCGACCAGCTGTTGTTGGGACCCGCCTACGGTATCCCAAAGCTGCTGAAGAAGGCCGGCCTTACGCTGAAGGACATCGACTCGTGGGAAATCCATGAAGCCTTCGCC GGTCAAATTATTGCCAACCTGAAAGCCCTCGACTCGGACTACTTCTGCAAGAACTATCTCGGTCTCAGCGAGAAGGTCGGAACCCCAGATCTGAACAAGTGGAACAACTGGGGTGGATCGCTCTCGATTGGCCATCCGTTTGCGGCCACTGGCGTTCGGCTCTGCATGCACACTGCCAACCGGTTGGTGCGCGAAAATGGTCAGCTGGGTCTGGTGGCGGCTTGCGCTGCCGGAGGACAGGGCGTGGCCATGCTGCTCGAACGGCACCCGGATGCCAACGCCGAATAG